TGCGCGAAGTCGCCTGCGCCGAACAAGCCGACTGCGACAAGAAACTTGCGGTAACGCACGGGCAGTTGGCGCAGCCCATCGCGGAACGACACGCTGGCCACACGCGTGCGTTGCTTTTCCTTCACGAGAAACACGATGGCAGCCACCGCCGCGAGGCCGGGCACGAGTGTCCAGAAGAAGAGCCGCGCGTAGTCGTGCCCGAGTGCGTTGAGCAGGAAAACGCGGTCGCTGGACCGACAATGGCACCGAGCGTGTCCATCATGCGCTCGAAACCGAAAGCGCGTCCGTAGGTTTTGCGAGTGACGGCCGCGGCGAGCAGCGCCTTGCGCACGGGCGTGCGTGTGCCGCGACCGAGCCAGGCCGTCGCGCGCGCGAGCAGGACGTGCCACGCCGTCGTCGCGAGTCCGAAGCCGGCCGTGCCCAGCGCGGTGACGAGGTAGCCGATAACCATGATCGGCTTTCGGCGCGGCAGGCGATCCGTCCAGTGGCCGGAGGCCAGCTTCGCGAAACTCGACAATCCATCCGACACGCCTTCGATCAATCCGACCCAGGCGGCGGCGACACCCATCGTCGCGAGAAACGCCGGCATCGCAGTCGTCGCGATCTCGTGCGACCAGTCGCTGAGCAGCGACGCGAGCCCGATGCCGAGCACGGTCGAGTTCAGCCAACGCGGACAAGGACTTTTGCCGGAGGGCTCCATGGTTTACGCGGCAGGTTGGCCAAAGCGGGCCTTTGTGCCCAGTTCGCGCTCGATTGCAAGGATCCGGTTGTATTTCGCGACGCGTTCGGAACGGCAGAGCGAACCGGTCTTGATCTGGCCGGCGCAGGTTCCGACCGCGAGGTCGGCAATGAAGGTGTCTTCCGTTTCGCCAGAGCGGTGTGAGATGACCGCGCCATAACCGTTCTTCTGCGCCAGAGCGATGGTCGCGAGCGTCTCCGACACGGTGCCGATTTGGTTGAGCTTGATCAAAATCGCGTTGGCGATCCCGTCGCGGATGCCTTCGGCAAAAATCTTCGGGTTGGTGACGAAGTTGTCGTCTCCGACGAGTTGAAGTTTCTTCCCGAGCGCCTTGGTGATTGCGCGCCACCCGTCGCGGTCCTCCTCTCCCATGCCGTCCTCAAGCGAGACGATGGGATACTTCCTCACCCACTGGCGATACAGCGCGATCATGTCGGCCGGTGTCTTGCGAGAGCCGTCGGTCTTTTTGAAGACGTAGGAACCTTCGTCGAAGAACTCGCTCGCCGCCGGATCGAGCGCGATGGCGATATCCTTGCCGGGCGTGTAGCCCGCCCCGCGAATCGCCTCCACGATGATGGCGACCGCCTCATCGTTGGATTTCAGATTCGGAGCGAAGCCGCCCTCGTCGCCGACCGCCGTCACGAGCCCGCGTTTCTGCAGGAGCTTTTTCAATGTGTGGAATGTCTCCGCGCCGTATCGCAGCGCTTCGGAAAGCGTCGGCGCGCCGATTGGGAAGAGCATGAACTCCTGAAAGTCCACGTTGTTGGTCGAATGCGCGCCTCCGTTGAGCACGTTCATCATCGGAACCGGTAGGACGAACGGCGCGCGGGCCTTCGCACCGTGCAGCCGACGCAAGTGGGCGTAGAGCGGAATACCCGACGCCTGTGCGGCGGCACGGCAGACGGCCATCGACACGCCGAGGATCGCATTGGCCCCGAGCTTCGCCTTAGTTTCCGTGCCATCGAGTGCGCACAACAGCGTGTCGATCTCGCGTTGTTCGGCCGGGGACTTTCCGCGCAACTTTGGCGCGATGATCTTGTTCACGTTGGCCACGGCCTTCAGCACGCCTTTTCCGCCGTAGCGCTTGGCGTCGCCATCGCGCAGCTCCAACGCCTCGCGGATTCCCCTCGAAGCCCCCGAAGGCACGCACGCGGTCGCGACGATCCCATTGACGAGCGTGACCGTGACAGCGACGGTCGGATTGCCGCGTGAATCGAGAATTTCCTGCGCGACGACACCGCGAATAACGGATCTGGAGTTCATGGTTTTCGATTTCATGGAGCGTTGCCCTTGCGGGATTTTTTCAGGGTGAACAGGAACACGACTGTAACCGTAACGCCAGCTGCCCAGCCGTAGTGCAGAGCGTTGTGGGCAAACCGCGCGAGCGCGGACGAAGGCGCCGCATCGGTCGGGCCAAAGAACGTGAGCCCGAATGCGGTTACCAAGGTCGCAGTAAGAAACACCGCGACGAGGAGTAGAATGAGCGTGGCTGGTTTCATTTTCGTTCGGAGAGTTTTGGGAGCTTTGCCGCACCATCGATCACCTCGTCGGGCGAGGTATCTTTCTCGATCACTTCGCTGCCGCGCACATCCCAGTGCTGGACGTGTTTGTAGACTATGGTCTTGCCCTTGAGCAAAGCGCCGTGGCGACGGCAGAACTCTTCGAGCTTGTTCTTGTGGTCGATGAGCTCGACGCAGAGGGTCAGGTTCGGGTTCGAAGTCTCGACGCCCTCTGCCTGGACGTTGCCACCGTTGGTGAAACCGTAGTGCGTCATAAACGCGGCGGCGTTGTTCAGTCCGGCGGCTTTCGCGGCCTTGATGATTTCCCGATAGATGGGCCTGGCGTTGAGTTTGTCCCAAAAGCCCTTGGCCGGAAGCCGGTCGCGGGGCGTGAGGTAGATGCGGATTTTACCGATCTCGCGGGTGACGATATGGTGGCTTTTCATGTTTTCGTGGTTGAAGGAGTCTTCGCTTAAGAACGGCAGCCGCTCGGCGAAGGCGGACAAGATCGGAGCCGAGGCTTCGCCGCGCAATTCGCGCAGTTCGCGCAGCGTGAGATCGGGAGGCAGCGAAGCGCGGTTCTTCTTCGGCACACCGAGACGTTGCGCCATGTAGATGCCGGAGTGTCCGCTGAAGTAATATGCGACGAAGCACGCGACTCCGAAATAGAGTGTGTAGTGCGCACCGAAGAGTTCGATGCCCATGATCGTGCAGGCCAGCGGCGTATTGGTCGCACCGGCGAACACAGCGATAAAGCCGAGTCCGGCGAAAAGATCGACCGGAGCACCGAGGAATGCAGCGAGGGTGTTTCCAAGCGCAGCGCCGATGAAAAACAGCGGAGTGACTTCGCCGCCCTTGAATCCGGCTGCGAGCGTCACCGCCGTGA
This genomic stretch from Termitidicoccus mucosus harbors:
- a CDS encoding DUF190 domain-containing protein; protein product: MGIELFGAHYTLYFGVACFVAYYFSGHSGIYMAQRLGVPKKNRASLPPDLTLRELRELRGEASAPILSAFAERLPFLSEDSFNHENMKSHHIVTREIGKIRIYLTPRDRLPAKGFWDKLNARPIYREIIKAAKAAGLNNAAAFMTHYGFTNGGNVQAEGVETSNPNLTLCVELIDHKNKLEEFCRRHGALLKGKTIVYKHVQHWDVRGSEVIEKDTSPDEVIDGAAKLPKLSERK
- the eno gene encoding phosphopyruvate hydratase, whose protein sequence is MKSKTMNSRSVIRGVVAQEILDSRGNPTVAVTVTLVNGIVATACVPSGASRGIREALELRDGDAKRYGGKGVLKAVANVNKIIAPKLRGKSPAEQREIDTLLCALDGTETKAKLGANAILGVSMAVCRAAAQASGIPLYAHLRRLHGAKARAPFVLPVPMMNVLNGGAHSTNNVDFQEFMLFPIGAPTLSEALRYGAETFHTLKKLLQKRGLVTAVGDEGGFAPNLKSNDEAVAIIVEAIRGAGYTPGKDIAIALDPAASEFFDEGSYVFKKTDGSRKTPADMIALYRQWVRKYPIVSLEDGMGEEDRDGWRAITKALGKKLQLVGDDNFVTNPKIFAEGIRDGIANAILIKLNQIGTVSETLATIALAQKNGYGAVISHRSGETEDTFIADLAVGTCAGQIKTGSLCRSERVAKYNRILAIERELGTKARFGQPAA
- a CDS encoding MFS transporter — its product is MEPSGKSPCPRWLNSTVLGIGLASLLSDWSHEIATTAMPAFLATMGVAAAWVGLIEGVSDGLSSFAKLASGHWTDRLPRRKPIMVIGYLVTALGTAGFGLATTAWHVLLARATAWLGRGTRTPVRKALLAAAVTRKTYGRAFGFERMMDTLGAIVGPATAFSCSTHSGTTTRGSSSGHSCPASRRWLPSCFS